A genomic region of Leptolyngbya sp. NIES-2104 contains the following coding sequences:
- a CDS encoding cupin domain-containing protein: MSKIDPKPDELSTVRPDAEMLTQQRLPYSCEISNPKPTELIVVRPDRQALTNQRSPNFVGLSARTAGTTGISMELVVMPPGAIAKPHVHPAHETVLYLLKGRVEVRYGKGLEQCQVCEAGDFVFTPPGVPHQPRNLSSTEPVYIVTARNDPDEQEKVVPYEPNLD; this comes from the coding sequence ATGTCCAAAATCGATCCAAAGCCAGACGAACTAAGCACAGTCCGCCCTGATGCAGAAATGCTAACCCAGCAACGGCTGCCCTATTCTTGCGAGATATCTAATCCCAAGCCAACCGAACTGATTGTCGTGCGACCCGATCGACAAGCATTGACGAATCAACGATCGCCCAATTTTGTGGGTCTCTCTGCTCGTACAGCAGGAACAACGGGAATTTCGATGGAACTTGTGGTCATGCCACCTGGAGCTATTGCTAAACCTCATGTCCATCCAGCGCATGAAACCGTTCTCTACCTGCTCAAGGGTCGGGTCGAAGTTCGTTATGGCAAGGGACTAGAGCAATGCCAAGTCTGTGAAGCAGGAGACTTTGTGTTTACGCCGCCTGGTGTTCCTCATCAACCGCGCAATCTCAGCAGCACAGAACCCGTCTATATTGTCACTGCCCGCAACGATCCAGATGAGCAGGAAAAGGTTGTGCCCTACGAGCCAAATTTAGATTAA
- a CDS encoding Mo-dependent nitrogenase C-terminal domain-containing protein: protein MKRFNNILINPVRQWLESIEIHHPKTAKWLCKIIPARCPFEQEIKFFDRTIASIPPLCKLNPFYDQIVEIRFKSLVYLSDQCGEDITLYC, encoded by the coding sequence ATGAAACGCTTCAATAACATTCTGATCAATCCGGTTCGTCAATGGCTCGAATCAATTGAAATTCACCATCCTAAAACTGCAAAATGGTTGTGCAAAATAATTCCAGCTCGGTGTCCATTTGAGCAAGAAATTAAATTCTTCGATCGTACGATCGCATCAATCCCACCGCTCTGTAAGCTCAATCCGTTCTATGATCAAATCGTTGAAATTCGCTTTAAATCACTGGTCTACCTATCGGATCAGTGTGGAGAAGACATCACCCTCTACTGCTAA